In one window of Opitutus sp. GAS368 DNA:
- the atpA gene encoding F0F1 ATP synthase subunit alpha produces the protein MSTVIDQIEQQIARLSSKAVKKNTGTIRSVADGVAKLDGLSDVMYNEMVQFPGGAIGIALNLEEDEVGCVVLGDVSSLKEGDEVQTTGKLLSVPVGRALLGRVVDALGRPVDGKGPIDSKEFYPVEKIAPGIMVRKSVTQPLFTGIMAIDSMIPIGRGQRELIIGDRGTGKTTICIDTIINQARINKVGLASGNKDFRPVYSIYVAVGQKQSNVVRTISALEAAGALEYTVIVSATAADNPANQYLAPFSGAAIGEWFMENGMDALIVYDDLSKHAVAYRQISLILKRPSGREAYPGDVFYLHSRLLERAARLDGKGSLTALPVIETQAGDVSAYIPTNVISITDGQIFLETDLFNQGIRPAVSVGLSVSRVGSSAQIKVTKQVGGKLKGELAQFRELAAFAQFGSDLDAKTKAQLERGARIVELFKQPQLNPLSIEVQASILWALQKNYFDAIEVKNVVAAASAWKDYLTSRKDALLAKIRNEAKLSDEIEAGLKAAADEWKATFVTKA, from the coding sequence ATGAGCACCGTCATCGACCAGATTGAACAACAGATCGCCAGGCTCTCGAGCAAGGCCGTCAAGAAAAACACCGGCACCATCCGCTCCGTCGCCGACGGCGTGGCCAAACTCGACGGTCTCTCCGACGTCATGTATAACGAGATGGTCCAGTTCCCGGGCGGCGCCATCGGCATTGCGCTCAACCTCGAGGAAGACGAGGTCGGCTGCGTCGTCCTTGGCGACGTCTCCTCCTTGAAGGAAGGCGACGAGGTCCAGACCACCGGCAAGCTCCTCTCCGTCCCCGTCGGCCGCGCCCTCCTCGGCCGCGTCGTCGACGCCCTCGGCCGCCCGGTCGACGGCAAGGGCCCGATCGACAGCAAGGAATTCTACCCCGTCGAGAAGATCGCCCCGGGCATCATGGTCCGCAAATCCGTCACCCAGCCGCTCTTCACCGGCATCATGGCCATCGACTCCATGATCCCGATCGGCCGCGGCCAGCGCGAGCTCATCATCGGCGACCGCGGCACGGGCAAGACCACCATCTGCATCGACACCATCATCAACCAGGCGCGCATCAACAAGGTCGGCCTGGCCTCGGGCAACAAGGACTTCCGCCCGGTCTACTCGATCTACGTCGCCGTCGGCCAGAAGCAGTCGAACGTCGTCCGCACCATCTCGGCCCTCGAGGCCGCCGGCGCGCTCGAATACACCGTCATCGTCTCCGCCACCGCGGCCGACAATCCCGCCAACCAATACCTCGCCCCGTTCTCCGGCGCGGCCATCGGCGAATGGTTCATGGAAAACGGCATGGATGCGCTGATCGTCTATGACGATCTCTCCAAGCACGCCGTCGCCTACCGCCAGATCTCGCTCATCCTGAAGCGTCCTTCCGGCCGCGAGGCGTATCCGGGCGACGTGTTCTACCTCCACTCCCGCCTCCTCGAGCGCGCCGCGCGCCTCGACGGCAAGGGCTCGCTCACCGCGCTGCCCGTCATCGAGACCCAGGCCGGCGACGTGTCCGCCTACATCCCGACCAACGTCATCTCGATCACCGACGGCCAGATCTTCCTCGAGACCGATCTCTTCAACCAGGGCATCCGCCCCGCGGTGTCCGTCGGTCTTTCCGTGTCCCGCGTCGGTTCGTCCGCGCAGATCAAGGTCACCAAGCAGGTCGGCGGCAAACTCAAGGGCGAGCTCGCCCAGTTCCGCGAGCTCGCGGCCTTCGCGCAATTCGGTTCCGACCTCGACGCCAAGACCAAGGCCCAGCTCGAGCGCGGCGCCCGTATCGTCGAGCTCTTCAAGCAGCCGCAGCTCAACCCGCTCTCCATCGAGGTCCAGGCCTCCATCCTCTGGGCCCTCCAGAAGAATTACTTCGACGCCATCGAGGTGAAGAACGTCGTGGCCGCCGCCAGCGCATGGAAGGACTACCTCACCAGCCGGAAGGACGCCCTTCTCGCCAAGATCCGCAACGAGGCCAAGCTCTCCGACGAGATCGAGGCCGGCCTCAAGGCCGCGGCCGACGAGTGGAAGGCGACGTTCGTCACGAAAGCTTGA